In a genomic window of Penaeus vannamei isolate JL-2024 chromosome 10, ASM4276789v1, whole genome shotgun sequence:
- the LOC113803405 gene encoding microtubule-associated protein 1B-like isoform X4, with product MLKRVLLAYARWNKAVGYCQGFNMLAAIILEVMERQESDALKVMIYLIEGVLPESYFANNLRGLSVDMAVFRDLLRLRLPHLSRHLEHLQHDAADLATGTSYEPPLTNVFTMQWFLTLFSNCLPRETVMRVWDLTFLQGDEVLLRTALAIWDGLAVRILDVHSADEFYTVMGVLTQEMLTYGLMDANKLVQTVVGMAPFPFPGLAELRDKYTYNITPWTQSVSSVAKRGLRLFYSDDDDDDNDEDDQKIAVATAFGLSGIFRKGIESRGPSPVGGGSSASPGAFVPLGFPSTRHTHEISRPNLDISALKKQYARLRERQKQAHIILTGEQGSGFSLAASQLRVGSSLGGGGTQRSTPLAMNHLLRGKKALTSKTKRGAPQGVIPVMEPKKKVERKFSDSTGARPAPQAQKAQLKSSSRSLRSHYQTLKRPPSSCSQSPPKVETLHWKDTPRRDRRASLPSGVKLLEAPAPAPSALGVQDEADDAEGGSSTSTELCDDEDEDKLSDLEADAAAEGRPATTSPRLETVTEVQKTTPAKQPRRRQEAKAITSQREKSAAEKETEPKPGTKPPVKAPQEKPEVVTAQTKPGLLPDSESRDKPEIKSDIELEAGKLDDSKADIKPPLREEEETKTSTELGETKQKSGVVESSEEEIAKQAKLEDRIKKIIPENKLREIESQKEPETIISEGKTEEIKAESEAQEIKPEIKPNEIKPTIKAAEIKPPTDSIEIKPEIKEITEHAAIESLEIKPEIKPKEIKPEIKPEEIKPEIKPKEIKPGIKAVEIKPEIKPKEIKPEIKPKEIKPEIKPKEIKPEIKPEEIKPEIKPKEIKPEIKAVEIKPEIKEITEHAAIESLEIKPEIKPEEIKPEIKPEEIKPPTDSIEIKPEIETKEIKPETKAVDIKPEIKEIAEHAAIESLEIKPEIKVVEVKPAIESVQIKPDIISVEVKPATESVEIKPEIESVEIKHKMEVEIRPESESVEVKPEINIKAEIKSKETKAEHLLTAITQEEMKTDELKPKDKQEEVKQEGKLEEFEPEDVLETVRAENTLPEIKPKEVGLEDKTDEIKLTKLTAENILEEMKLENEVELEETKPEAKGVELRLEGVSATILDVGQQRQDTTVGATWEETPHKEMAQEGVREGEISKGVLENIVQGEQLEKTIIDQKEEGEPVELEVTEGIFKWTKFAFTEEEVKPEEIVEHAASLPLSPHLPADVAAESDIPVQAENPPPSSLYSPSYAFSYGIPLEVLLAGKNLTAAEIIARIPFPSDVSFMKGPEEIDKFSAQHNVTPQRSPIETTFPDFPSLVPVSETSLTVKMSPDSSPSLSPSPSPRTSPISASPHRSLTNTPSISPNTTQETKASVNWSQTELPSTPPESRMGSPLIPPKSPKITVEDEKKNVFEIHSGVPGFSTFVFHPLEETEEKSLSNICPEAELDSEAKVLPGETVQKSKDPNITGQNIRDSPILHDTPFVDTLGFSQRSTESNTTSDTEIPCHIAKQFNIDFDIQEGNEIKDESFSDISVKHNIKDLYTIGDEDTQEVSEENDTDVPPKLLTFRKNISRSRLTTMLTDNAEKEPSDTDSQVYEAGVLTVDSFKTDTSHDACYLPPSSSLETKSQYPTAEVSDITQPKVASANNDSFNIKLGDIEMCLKTEQLDQEKAATSEVDVLKSTSPVCSSEKPLSPIPLATHLVSKTEIQVSGTRAEVPKTTIQTDDDRPVLLHSQIKSSSLSVGAMDVSESADNQELEQKSSFTEFKDSYLSSQASSSRESDVGPLDNSISSAVTPLESKILAEVTREDREIVHTQSQAETNADVTARLSTIVPSKISLEERISALLPPETLATWTAKYESDKVASLSEEPGGISNEEKSFETNLPLVDESQDEAKTLIIEMQGGASHSESYNKENEPVHTEDRQTSKQSSVETAEKADQTLKKLFEDSKLLLKENNGNITQEKVREEIQCSPTEPISKDKKLPLPSEYEDSDKLPPYKEGIQTTAGKGYEESALLPMEDKLDTQLGNILCSTPKVCSPFVERSDDIVEFAVDKLSQETEIGTSKRAQEGTQPVSKLPCDVKPDQSEIKPRESTDELASSQMAAGESISCLGDVDEASQGPSRRQRGESSLTASLEGRISAFPFSIDSEENVLSFEETGEDDAVFESGGPEMETDFFSEKDLSSEAIRQRLWRGVKSLSLDADITLDPDIFCFLIQQSSKSSHKEGKRKGLQKRRNSEVELQELVKENTEIIERIMKQKSVEDAGALIYSIKETDTPANTPIEEHEEAAQSVKSNSNREHESTAKSSSSSTEPHELPLANSSGSELSEALSLEKETRSQHPKEMPSGHASPPDQKMSSQGSDMDQAAKSISTMKSSSKTTKLSRSSSVSLEGPMRPITFNPFPTRNVPRQPKEVAVKLGLYSPTKTSSSSPT from the exons ATGCTGAAGCGCGTGCTGCTCGCGTATGCTCGCTGGAACAAGGCGGTTGGTTACTGCCAAGGCTTCAATATGCTGGCAGCCATTATACTCGAGGTCATGGAACGGCAGGAGTCTGATGCTCTGAAG GTGATGATCTACTTGATCGAGGGCGTCCTCCCCGAGTCCTACTTCGCCAACAACCTCAGGGGCCTCAGCGTCGACATGGCCGTGTTCAgggacctcctccgcctccgcctccctcaCCTCTCGCGACACCTGGAGCACCTGCAACACGACGCTGCTGATCTTGCCACGG GCACCAGCTACGAGCCACCTCTTACCAACGTCTTCACGATGCAGTGGTTCCTCACGCTGTTTAGCAACTGCCTCCCGCGAGAGACCGTGATGCGCGTGTGGGACCTGACGTTCCTGCAGGGGGACGAGGTCCTCCTCAGGACGGCCCTCGCCATTTGGGACGGTCTTGCAGT GCGCATCCTGGACGTTCACTCGGCGGACGAATTCTACACGGTCATGGGCGTGCTCACGCAGGAGATGCTGACCTACGGCCTCATGGACGCCAACAAGTTAGTGCAG ACTGTGGTAGGAATGGCCCCGTTCCCGTTCCCCGGCCTTGCTGAATTGCGAGACAAGTACACGTACAACATCACGCCGTGGACCCAGTCGGTGTCGTCCGTGGCCAAGAGAGGACTCAGGCTTTTCTActcggacgacgacgacgacgacaatgacgAGGACGACCAGAAGATCGCGGTGGCCACGGCCTTTGGCCTCTCCGGCATCTTCAGGAAAG GCATAGAAAGCCGCGGGCCTTCCCCCGTGGGCGGTGGCAGCTCGGCCTCCCCCGGAGCCTTCGTGCCCCTTGGCTTTCCGTCGACTCGGCACACCCATGAAATCTCTCGTCCAAACTTAGACATCTCGGCCCTAAAGAAGCAGTACGCCCGGCTcagggagaggcagaaacaggCTCATATCATCCTCACGG GCGAGCAAGGCAGTGGCTTCTCTTTGGCAGCCTCGCAGCTCCGCGTCGGCTCCTCCCTGGGCGGCGGCGGGACGCAGCGCTCGACGCCGCTCGCCATGAACCACCTCCTGCGGGGGAAGAAGGCGCTGACGTCCAAGACGAAGCGAGGCGCTCCCCAGGGGGTCATTCCCGTCATGGAACCGAAGAAGAAG GTCGAACGGAAATTCAGCGACTCGACGGGCGCGCGCCCCGCCCCTCAAGCACAGAAGGCCCAGCTCAAGTCCAGCTCGCGTTCCCTCCGCAGCCACTACCAGACCCTCAAGCGACCGCCCAGCAGCTGCTCGCAAAGCCCTCCCAAGGTAGAGACTCTGCACTGGAAGGATACGCCTCGCAGGGACCGGCGGGCCTCGCTGCCCTCGGGTGTCAAGCTCCTGGAAGCCCCTGCGCCCGCGCCCAGCGCCCTCGGGGTCCAGGATGAGGCAG ACGACGCCGAGGGAGGCAGCAGCACCTCGACGGAGCTGTGCGACGACGAGGACGAAGACAAGCTCAGCGACCTCGAGGCCGACGCGGCGGCGGAGGGGCGCCCGGCCACCACCTCCCCGCGCCTCGAGACCGTCACGGAGGTCCAGAAGACAACGCCCGCCAAGCAGCCACGAAGAAGGCAAGAAGCTAAGGCAATAACctcacagagagagaaatcggcCGCTGAGAAAGAAACCGAACCCAAGCCAGGAACGAAGCCGCCGGTAAAAGCACCACAAGAAAAGCCGGAAGTAGTGACGGCGCAGACTAAGCCAGGATTACTCCCAGACAGTGAATCTAGAGACAAACCGGAAATAAAATCAGATATAGAATTAGAAGCAGGCAAACTCGATGACTCAAAAGCGGACATTAAACCACCGTTGCGTGAGGAGGAAGAAACTAAAACTAGTACCGAACTGGGAGAGACGAAACAAAAATCCGGTGTAGTGGAGAGCAGTGAAGAGGAAATTGCAAAGCAAGCCAAACTAGAGGatagaataaagaagataataccAGAAAATAAGCTACGAGAAATCGAATCACAAAAGGAACCAGAAACGATAATATCTGAGGGTAAAACAGAGGAAATAAAGGCAGAAAGTGAAGCGCAGGAGATAAAACCGGAAATTAAGCCAAATGAGATAAAACCAACAATTAAAGCAGCGGAGATAAAACCACCAACTGATTCAATTGAGATAAAACCAGAAATTAAAGAGATTACAGAACATGCAGCAATTGAATCACTGGAGATAAAACCAGAAATTAAgccaaaagaaataaaaccagAAATTAAGCCAGAGGAGATAAAACCAGAAATTAAACCAAAGGAAATAAAACCGGGAATTAAAGCAGTGGAGATAAAACCAGAAATTAAGCCAAAGGAAATAAAACCAGAAATTAAGCCAAAGGAAATAAAACCAGAAATTAAGCCAAAGGAAATAAAACCAGAAATTAAGCCAGAGGAGATAAAACCAGAAATTAAGCCAAAGGAAATAAAGCCGGAAATTAAAGCAGTGGAGATTAAACCAGAAATTAAAGAGATTACAGAACATGCAGCAATTGAATCCCTGGAGATCAAACCAGAAATTAAGCCAGAGGAGATAAAACCAGAAATTAAGCCAGAGGAGATAAAACCACCAACTGATTCAATTGAGATAAAACCAGAAAttgaaacaaaggaaataaaaccgGAAACTAAAGCAGTGGATATAAAACCAGAAATTAAAGAGATTGCAGAGCATGCAGCAATTGAATCCCTGGAGATAAAACCAGAAATTAAAGTAGTGGAGGTAAAACCAGCAATTGAATCAGTACAAATAAAACCAGATATAATATCAGTGGAAGTGAAACCAGCAACTGAATCAGTAGAAATAAAACCAGAAATTGAATCAGTGGAAATCAAACATAAAATGGAAGTAGAAATAAGACCCGAAAGTGAATCAGTGGAGGTCAAgccagaaataaatataaaagcagagattaaatcaaaggaaacaaaagCAGAGCATTTGTTAACAGCAATAACACAAGAAGAGATGAAAACAGATGAGTTAAAACCAAAAGATAAACAAGAGGAGGTTAAGCAAGAAGGCAAATTAGAAGAGTTCGAGCCAGAAGATGTACTGGAAACTGTGAGAGCAGAAAATACGTTACCAGAAATAAAGCCAAAGGAAGTAGGACTTGAAGACAAAACAGACGAGATAAAACTTACAAAACTAACAGCCGAGAATATCCTTGAGGAAATGAAACTGGAGAATGAAGTGGAGCTAGAGGAGACAAAGCCAGAGGCAAAAGGTGTAGAACTGAGACTGGAGGGGGTGTCGGCCACAATACTAGACGTAGGACAGCAGAGACAGGATACAACAGTTGGGGCTACTTGGGAGGAAACACCACACAAAGAAATGGCACAGGAAGGTGTGCGAGAAGGCGAGATAAGTAAAGGTGTACTGGAAAATATAGTGCAAGGTGAACAATTGGAAAAGACAATAATCGatcagaaagaggaaggggaaccaGTGGAACTAGAGGTAACCGAAGGGATATTTAAGTGGACGAAATTTGCCTTTACGGAGGAGGAAGTAAAGCCAGAAGAGATTGTAGAACATGCAGCATCCCTACCTCTCTCGCCGCACTTGCCAGCCGATGTAGCTGCAGAGAGCGATATCCCAGTTCAGGCTGAGAATCCACCACCCAGCTCTTTGTATTCCCCCAGTTACGCATTCTCTTACGGGATTCCTCTGGAGGTTCTCTTGGCTGGGAAGAATCTAACAGCTGCTGAAATCATAGCAAGGATTCCTTTTCCAAGTGACGTCAGCTTTATGAAAGGCCccgaagagatagataaattcagTGCTCAACATAATGTCACACCACAGAGGTCACCAATAGAAACTACTTTTCCAGATTTCCCATCACTTGTACCTGTCAGTGAAACTTCGCTGACGGTGAAGATGTCCCCTgattcttcaccatcattatctccatcaccatctccaaGAACGTCCCCCATTAGTGCATCACCACACAGATCTCTTACAAACACTCCTAGTATATCTCCGAACACCACACAAGAGACTAAAGCTAGCGTAAATTGGTCACAGACAGAACTGCCTTCTACACCCCCAGAATCTAGAATGGGATCGCCACTCATCCCACCCAAGTCCCCTAAAATTACAGttgaggatgaaaagaaaaatgtttttgaaATCCATTCTGGTGTTCCGGGATTTTCAACATTTGTATTTCATCCCTTAGAGGAGACTGAAGAAAAATCCCTTTCTAACATATGTCCAGAAGCTGAATTAGATTCTGAAGCAAAAGTTTTGCCTGGAGAAACAGTACAAAAGTCAAAAGATCCAAACATTACAGGCCAAAATATACGTGACTCTCCCATTCTCCATGATACTCCTTTTGTAGACACTCTAGGGTTTAGCCAAAGAAGCACTGAGAGCAATACAACATCAGATACAGAAATACCATGTCACATAGCAAAACAGTTCAATATTGATTTTGATATACAAGAAGGTAATGAAATCAAGGATGAGTCATTTTCTGATATAAGTGTTAAACACAATATCAAAGACCTTTACACCATAGGGGATGAAGATACGCAAGAGGTTTCAGAGGAAAATGACACTGATGTGCCGCCAAAACTACTAACattcagaaaaaatatatcaagGTCAAGACTCACCACCATGTTGACAGATAATGCTGAAAAGGAACCGTCTGACACAGATTCACAGGTTTATGAAGCAGGTGTGTTGACTGTTGACAGCTTTAAGACAGATACTTCCCATGATGCATGCTACTTGCCACCATCATCAAGCTTAGAGACTAAAAGTCAGTATCCCACTGCTGAAGTTTCAGATATCACCCAGCCTAAAGTGGCAAGTGCAAACAATGACTCCTTTAATATAAAACTAGGGGACATTGAAATGTGTTTGAAGACTGAACAACTCGACCAAGAAAAAGCTGCAACTTCAGAGGTAGATGTATTAAAGTCGACAAGCCCAGTTTGTAGTAGTGAAAAACCTTTGTCACCTATACCTTTGGCCACCCATTTGGTATCTAAAACAGAAATACAAGTCTCAGGGACTCGTGCCGAAGTGCCCAAGACAACCATACAAACAGATGACGATAGGCCAGTGCTGTTACATTCACAAATCAAAAGTTCTTCGTTGTCTGTTGGAGCTATGGATGTTTCTGAATCTGCTGACAATCAAGAATTAGAACAAAAATCTAGTTTTACTGAGTTTAAAGATTCATATCTTTCTTCTCAAGCAAGCAGCTCCAGAGAATCTGATGTAGGTCCTCTTGATAACAGTATTTCTTCCGCGGTAACACCACTCGAGAGTAAAATACTTGCAGAAGTAaccagagaggacagagaaattGTACATACACAGAGTCAGGCAGAGACAAATGCAGATGTCACAGCCAGGCTTTCAACAATTGTCCCTTCTAAAATATCATTGGAGGAGAGAATTTCAGCTTTGCTTCCACCTGAAACACTTGCAACATGGACTGCTAAGTATGAAAGTGATAAAGTGGCATCACTTAGTGAAGAACCAGGTGGAATATCAAACGAAGAGAAATCTTTTGAAACAAATTTGCCTTTAGTAGATGAATCTCAAGATGAAGCAAAGACCTTAATCATAGAAATGCAAGGAGGTGCATCTCATTCAGAatcatataataaagaaaatgagccAGTGCACacagaagatagacagacatccaAACAATCATCTGTAGAGACAGCTGAAAAAGCGGATCAAACTTTGAAAAAATTGTTCGAAGACTCAAAGCTGTTGcttaaagaaaataatggaaacaTAACACAAGAAAAGGTCAGAGAAGAAATACAGTGTTCACCTACAGAGCCTATTTCAAAAGACAAAAAACTACCTCTTCCGTCAGAATACGAAGATTCGGATAAGTTGCCTCCGTACAAAGAAGGGATTCAGACGACGGCCGGAAAGGGCTATGAGGAAAGTGCCTTGTTACCAATGGAGGATAAACTGGATACACAGCTTGGAAATATCCTATGTAGTACACCTAAAGTCTGTTCACCGTTTGTAGAAAGATCAGATGATATAGTGGAGTTTGCAGTTGATAAATTATCCCAAGAAACAGAAATAGGAACCAGCAAAAGAGCTCAAGAAGGGACACAACCAGTTTCAAAATTACCTTGTGATGTCAAGCCAGACCAATCAGAGATAAAGCCAAGAGAGTCTACAGATGAGCTGGCATCCTCCCAGATGGCTGCAGGTGAGAGCATTAGTTGTTTAGGAGACGTGGATGAAGCAAGTCAGGGTCCTTCCAGGCGACAGCGAGGAGAATCGTCCCTGACTGCATCGTTGGAGGGCAGGATTTCGGCATTTCCATTCAGTATTGATTCTGAAGAAAATGTTTTATCTTTCGAGGAGACTGGTGAAGACGATGCTGTGTTTGAAAGCGGTGGGCCAGAGATGGAAACTGATTTCTTTAGTGAAAAAGATCTAAGCTCGGAAGCTATTCGCCAGAGGCTTTGGAGGGGTGTCAAATCCCTGAGTTTAGATGCTGATATCACCCTTGATCCTGATATTTTCTGCTTTTTAATACAGCAGAGTTCAAAATCTAGTCATaaagaaggcaaaagaaaaggTTTGCAAAAACGAAGAAATAGTGAAGTAGAATTGCAAGAGTTAGTAAAAGAAAATACTGAAATAATTGAGAGAATTATGAAGCAAAAGTCAGTTGAAGACGCAGGAGCACTGATATACAGCATCAAAGAGACAGATACACCAGCCAATACACCCATAGAGGAGCATGAGGAAGCAGCTCAGTCTGTGAAAAGTAACTCCAACAGAGAACACGAGAGTACCGCGAAATCCTCAAGCAGCAGCACTGAGCCACACGAACTACCCTTGGCAAACTCAAGTGGCAGTGAGCTAAGCGAAGCATTGAGTCTAGAAAAAGAAACCAGGTCTCAACACCCCAAGGAAATGCCATCAGGTCATGCGTCTCCACCTGATCAGAAGATGAGCAGTCAAGGCTCTGATATGGACCAAGCAGCAAAGAGTATCAGTACTATGAAATCATCTTCCAAAACTACCAAACTCTCACGATCTTCCAGTGTTTCACTTGAAGGTCCAATGAGACCCATCACCTTCAATCCATTCCCAACGAGGAATGTTCCCCGGCAGCCAAAGGAAGTTGCAGTAAAATTAGGTCTCTATAGCCCTACCAAAACATCCAGTAGTTCTCCAACTTAG